A single region of the Candidatus Marsarchaeota archaeon genome encodes:
- the pth2 gene encoding peptidyl-tRNA hydrolase Pth2, protein MEEELKQAIIVRLDLEMSKGKIAAQAAHASLMSYFEAERQDPELAKEWLETGEKKIVLKVSNEEALIKLYNAFKFKKVPCALVTDAGLTEVPKGSKTALGIGPWKSGEIDVFTRGLKLL, encoded by the coding sequence TTGGAAGAGGAGCTCAAGCAGGCAATAATCGTGCGCTTAGACCTAGAGATGAGCAAGGGCAAGATAGCCGCGCAAGCAGCCCACGCATCGCTTATGAGCTATTTTGAAGCCGAAAGGCAGGACCCGGAGCTGGCAAAAGAGTGGCTTGAAACCGGAGAAAAAAAGATAGTGCTGAAGGTAAGCAATGAGGAAGCGCTAATAAAGCTGTATAATGCGTTTAAATTCAAAAAGGTCCCATGCGCACTTGTAACTGACGCCGGGCTAACGGAAGTTCCGAAAGGAAGCAAGACAGCCTTAGGCATAGGCCCATGGAAAAGCGGCGAAATAGACGTTTTTACCAGAGGCTTGAAGCTCCTTTGA
- a CDS encoding CDP-2,3-bis-(O-geranylgeranyl)-sn-glycerol synthase, protein MSVLVFLYSLFIYPIIYIFPAYAANGAPVLFGGGKPLDFKAKIRNRRVFGDHKTIRGTVSSFLAGIAIGLIEYPFLHYMLPVAILLTVGANFGDLLGSFIKRQLGIGSGRSFPVMDQYGFFVFAVIFAYVFKPGVFPAPLGFLFLVVLTGLMHVLTNRGAYKLKLKEVPW, encoded by the coding sequence GTGTCTGTATTGGTATTCCTATATTCGCTATTTATATATCCGATAATTTACATATTCCCTGCCTACGCGGCAAATGGCGCGCCGGTGCTGTTTGGTGGTGGGAAGCCCCTTGATTTCAAGGCCAAAATAAGGAATAGAAGGGTCTTTGGAGACCACAAGACAATCAGAGGAACGGTCTCAAGCTTCTTGGCAGGCATAGCTATCGGCCTTATAGAATATCCGTTCCTTCATTACATGCTCCCTGTGGCCATACTCTTGACGGTAGGGGCTAACTTCGGCGACCTGCTCGGCAGCTTTATAAAAAGGCAATTGGGAATTGGTTCAGGGCGCAGTTTTCCTGTAATGGACCAGTATGGCTTTTTTGTATTTGCTGTGATATTCGCGTATGTTTTCAAACCTGGCGTATTTCCCGCACCGCTAGGCTTTCTATTCCTAGTCGTATTGACAGGGCTGATGCACGTGCTCACAAACAGGGGCGCTTATAAACTGAAGCTTAAGGAAGTTCCATGGTAG
- a CDS encoding AAA family ATPase, which translates to MATTKDARSARVQQIIKQTHRVPIWVYRLKDIVLRITENNNFVDALLIAAAFLLIAYVFPFYPYLLALLVLVFLFASTEYHPFLGFIFFMLAILPIFIYQTPALAWIFLFILSFSLVYGYMHYRTIIFTYILIAASLSLLGFIVAIPAAIFAILTVGFKRASIMFILVILGVAAFSGTTGLNAVGITSYNGAAHYAKISAGNANLLTNLKLGQLSLVNFVPAFSKSINLFLSSAAMGSIDNTFVILVGAITSELSYLIALPIAILAAFVIEYLAINSRSKYKGSKASLAGIIFPVGYEIVAYFQGSGISPFPFIGFAIAPLLLVVMELYNVHVVKALDVKKQDTRMKFGEAFEDLQQGNVHETFDDIGNYENTKEELKEAVIGPLEKHGISRAYNIKPLKGLLFFGPPGTGKTMMMRALANEIHANFFYVKATNLISAYTGESEKLVSNIFATAKKNTPCILFIDEIDSIAQSREGEIDETHRHALSQLLVELDGFQRLDNVIVVGATNAPDKLDPAILRPGRMDRAIYMQLPDFNGRKKIFEIYLKGLPLASDLDLDKIAESTPRYSGADIKAVCESVAQIVAQEAANEHKILEITMDDILSVIRATKPSTSLAQIEKYNRFKIDFERRMGNETNAKNDSDEVTMDKVIGLDSAKKAIVEAIQLPLMHPDLLDKYDIKTINGMLLFGPPGTGKTMLMRAVANELNGVTMLEIDAPALQEEGVENANKKIKEIFYRAMENKPAIIFIDEIDGLVVNRQGASELSAQITTEVLKDMDSLKKMNDVIVVGATNRPDVLDPAILRPGRFDKLVFVKPPDADSRAKIFDEYLEKAPKENDIDTKKLADMTPNFTGADIANVCREAKTMALHRAIKSGSESKISMSDLQTVIGNMKPSAPDIVMSRYLAFYSKYGQR; encoded by the coding sequence ATGGCTACGACAAAAGATGCGCGGAGCGCCAGGGTTCAGCAGATAATAAAGCAAACTCATAGGGTGCCTATATGGGTTTATAGGTTAAAAGACATAGTGCTCAGGATTACAGAAAACAATAACTTTGTAGACGCCCTGTTAATTGCTGCTGCTTTCCTGCTTATAGCGTATGTATTCCCGTTTTACCCGTATCTGCTGGCTTTGCTGGTTCTGGTATTCTTGTTTGCATCTACGGAATACCACCCATTCCTAGGATTTATATTTTTCATGCTAGCAATACTTCCGATCTTCATATACCAAACTCCTGCGCTGGCATGGATATTTTTGTTCATACTCAGCTTTTCGCTTGTTTATGGCTACATGCATTATAGGACGATAATTTTTACTTATATACTTATAGCGGCATCCCTGTCGCTGCTGGGCTTTATTGTGGCCATACCTGCAGCGATATTCGCAATACTCACTGTAGGATTCAAAAGAGCATCAATAATGTTCATCCTTGTGATATTGGGTGTCGCAGCATTTTCCGGCACTACCGGCTTGAACGCCGTAGGCATTACTTCGTATAATGGCGCTGCGCACTACGCAAAGATTTCCGCGGGAAACGCGAACCTGCTAACCAACCTTAAGCTCGGGCAGCTTTCGCTAGTCAATTTCGTGCCGGCTTTTTCCAAATCAATAAACCTCTTCCTCTCTTCTGCAGCAATGGGCAGCATCGACAATACGTTTGTAATATTGGTCGGGGCCATAACTTCGGAGCTTTCATACCTCATAGCGCTGCCTATTGCGATACTGGCTGCATTTGTTATAGAATATTTGGCAATAAACAGCAGGTCTAAGTACAAAGGGAGCAAGGCGAGCCTTGCCGGAATAATATTCCCAGTAGGATACGAGATAGTTGCATACTTCCAAGGCTCTGGAATAAGCCCCTTTCCGTTCATTGGATTTGCCATTGCGCCTCTCCTCCTTGTAGTGATGGAGCTATATAACGTGCACGTTGTCAAGGCTCTTGATGTTAAAAAGCAGGATACCAGGATGAAATTCGGCGAAGCGTTTGAGGATCTGCAGCAGGGCAATGTACACGAAACGTTTGATGACATAGGCAACTATGAAAATACAAAGGAGGAGCTGAAGGAAGCCGTAATTGGCCCGCTCGAGAAGCACGGCATATCAAGGGCCTATAACATAAAGCCGCTGAAGGGGCTGCTGTTTTTCGGACCGCCGGGAACCGGAAAAACGATGATGATGAGGGCATTAGCAAATGAGATACATGCTAACTTTTTCTATGTAAAGGCGACAAACCTCATATCGGCATACACAGGCGAATCAGAGAAGCTTGTGAGCAACATATTTGCAACTGCAAAAAAGAATACGCCGTGCATATTGTTTATTGATGAAATAGATTCAATTGCACAGAGCCGCGAAGGCGAAATAGATGAAACGCACAGGCATGCATTGTCGCAGCTTCTTGTAGAGCTTGACGGATTCCAGAGGCTGGACAATGTTATCGTTGTTGGTGCAACCAACGCACCAGACAAGCTTGACCCTGCAATACTGAGGCCAGGTAGGATGGACAGGGCGATATACATGCAGCTGCCAGACTTCAATGGCAGGAAGAAGATTTTTGAAATTTATTTGAAGGGCTTGCCGCTTGCAAGCGATTTGGATCTTGACAAGATTGCAGAAAGCACACCAAGGTACTCAGGAGCCGATATAAAAGCGGTATGCGAAAGCGTTGCACAGATTGTCGCACAAGAGGCTGCAAACGAACACAAGATACTTGAGATAACTATGGACGACATACTAAGTGTGATTAGGGCGACAAAGCCTTCAACGTCTCTTGCGCAGATAGAAAAGTATAATAGGTTCAAGATAGATTTCGAAAGGCGCATGGGAAACGAAACGAATGCCAAGAATGATTCTGACGAAGTAACAATGGACAAGGTGATTGGCCTAGATTCAGCTAAAAAGGCGATAGTTGAAGCCATACAGCTGCCGCTCATGCATCCTGACCTTTTGGACAAATATGACATAAAGACAATAAACGGCATGCTATTGTTCGGGCCTCCAGGAACCGGAAAGACGATGCTTATGAGGGCTGTAGCTAACGAACTGAACGGCGTCACAATGCTTGAAATAGACGCGCCGGCATTGCAGGAGGAAGGCGTTGAAAACGCTAACAAGAAGATAAAGGAGATATTCTATAGGGCTATGGAAAACAAGCCTGCAATAATATTCATAGACGAAATTGACGGGCTTGTGGTGAACAGGCAGGGGGCCAGCGAGTTAAGTGCGCAGATAACGACTGAAGTGCTTAAGGACATGGACAGCCTAAAGAAAATGAACGATGTGATTGTAGTAGGCGCAACAAACAGACCTGACGTTCTTGACCCTGCAATACTGAGGCCCGGGAGGTTCGACAAACTGGTTTTCGTTAAGCCTCCGGATGCTGATTCCAGGGCAAAAATATTCGATGAATATCTTGAAAAGGCGCCGAAGGAAAACGATATAGACACGAAGAAGCTTGCGGACATGACGCCTAACTTCACTGGCGCCGACATCGCAAATGTATGCAGAGAAGCAAAGACCATGGCACTGCATAGGGCCATAAAAAGCGGAAGCGAATCCAAGATTTCCATGAGCGACCTTCAGACAGTTATAGGCAACATGAAACCTTCAGCGCCAGACATCGTAATGAGCAGGTATCTGGCGTTTTATTCAAAATACGGCCAGCGGTAA
- a CDS encoding hydrolase has protein sequence MDGKKFKFSETALVIIDLQKGIAASGAETKPNKTSTVIANAARLAAKFREQKAPVFLVHVSSIDGKDMLNPVVDNTPNWGGARPADWDAFVPELNAQRNDIIITKRHWGAFHGTELDLQLRRRGIRNIVLCGIATNMGVESTAREAYQYGYNQIFAEDAMGAMSNEEHDATVKNIFPRIGLVRKTNEALAMLS, from the coding sequence ATGGATGGCAAAAAATTCAAATTCAGCGAGACTGCATTGGTCATCATTGATCTTCAGAAAGGTATTGCTGCGTCCGGGGCGGAGACCAAGCCCAATAAAACATCAACAGTGATTGCAAATGCAGCAAGGCTTGCAGCAAAGTTCAGGGAGCAAAAGGCACCTGTGTTCTTGGTGCATGTATCTTCTATAGACGGCAAGGACATGCTTAACCCTGTTGTAGACAATACTCCTAATTGGGGTGGGGCAAGGCCTGCGGACTGGGACGCATTTGTACCTGAGCTTAATGCACAGAGGAACGACATAATAATAACGAAAAGGCATTGGGGCGCATTTCACGGGACAGAACTTGACCTGCAGCTACGCAGAAGGGGAATCAGGAACATAGTGCTCTGTGGCATAGCCACCAACATGGGAGTTGAGTCGACAGCAAGGGAGGCGTACCAATATGGGTATAACCAGATATTTGCTGAAGACGCAATGGGCGCAATGAGCAATGAAGAGCACGACGCTACAGTAAAAAACATATTTCCAAGGATTGGGCTTGTAAGGAAGACGAACGAAGCGTTGGCTATGCTTTCCTGA
- a CDS encoding translation initiation factor IF-2 subunit beta (eIF-2B; functions in the early steps of protein synthesis by forming a ternary complex with GTP and initiator tRNA) gives MLDRALSKLPVLETEKSDFVIPKVDSIVQGNKTIIRNIGAIADKARRNVQDIARYISKEFGVPVGMEEQRLVITGRFSADDLDKRIARYFEIYVICRECHKPDTHLENAGRGMFYIVCEACGARYGVKSY, from the coding sequence TTGCTTGACAGGGCCCTGTCAAAATTGCCTGTTCTTGAAACTGAAAAGTCGGATTTCGTGATACCGAAAGTAGACTCAATAGTACAGGGAAACAAAACGATAATCAGGAATATAGGGGCAATTGCCGACAAGGCTCGCAGAAATGTCCAGGATATAGCCAGGTACATAAGCAAGGAGTTCGGAGTTCCGGTTGGAATGGAAGAACAGAGGCTAGTAATCACAGGCAGGTTTTCAGCTGACGACCTTGACAAACGCATAGCTAGATACTTTGAGATTTATGTGATTTGCAGGGAGTGCCATAAACCGGATACGCATCTGGAAAATGCCGGCAGGGGCATGTTTTATATCGTATGCGAGGCTTGTGGAGCGCGATACGGGGTAAAAAGTTACTGA
- a CDS encoding translation initiation factor eIF-1A, which produces MGRNDGRMHDSRRGAPVTHSTKLPSDGEVVGKVTKLVGATRFVVDCSDGNQRICIIPGRLRRMFWIKENDVVLVKPWIVQTNERGDIIWRYSLMDIGRLKEKGYIN; this is translated from the coding sequence ATGGGAAGAAATGACGGAAGAATGCATGACAGCAGGCGCGGGGCGCCAGTAACACATTCTACGAAGCTGCCTTCCGATGGCGAGGTCGTTGGGAAGGTGACAAAGCTTGTTGGCGCAACCAGATTCGTAGTTGACTGCAGCGACGGCAATCAGCGCATTTGCATAATACCAGGAAGGCTAAGGAGGATGTTCTGGATAAAGGAAAACGATGTTGTACTTGTAAAACCGTGGATAGTCCAGACGAACGAAAGGGGAGACATAATATGGCGATACAGCCTTATGGACATAGGAAGGCTTAAGGAGAAGGGCTATATAAATTAA
- a CDS encoding AAA family ATPase: MQTLNDLMKESKIFAKREVLSPHYTPEKLVFREREINSIERAIAPALKGERGRNLFIYGRTGTGKTTCTKYVINEIKEIPNTKAKVSYINCRLYNTRFRVFNKIIADHMPNYARRGYGTVDLYEKLTNWIEEDNKILMLALDEIDMIKDLDDLVYTMTRINSDIRYGGVALIGISNKVSFKEELDPRSLSALYESELVFPPYYSDEIYAIIKDRAAAGFKRGVISDDILHFIAAAAAKEGGDARLSLKVLSKCGELAEESNADKITMEEAEKAAKIAESEIVYESISFLPEHQKLVLYSIVLLAQSGGSYKKLTDGIDTYLFSGEVYNRYKSIAESLKKAPKSERWYRNYISELETQGLIASFDSGRGIRGHTKLIKLLYPTQKTRSILEKDIFGLEPDGAAAAGQT; encoded by the coding sequence ATGCAGACACTTAATGACCTGATGAAGGAATCAAAGATATTTGCAAAGCGCGAAGTCCTTTCGCCCCATTATACCCCTGAAAAACTTGTGTTCAGGGAGAGAGAGATAAACAGCATAGAAAGGGCAATAGCCCCTGCGCTCAAGGGCGAAAGGGGAAGAAACCTGTTTATTTATGGCCGCACAGGGACCGGAAAAACCACCTGCACAAAGTATGTCATAAACGAGATAAAAGAGATTCCAAACACAAAGGCCAAAGTGTCATACATAAACTGCAGGCTATACAATACGAGATTCAGGGTATTCAACAAGATAATAGCAGACCACATGCCAAACTATGCACGCAGGGGCTACGGGACCGTAGACCTGTACGAAAAGCTTACCAATTGGATAGAAGAGGACAACAAGATATTGATGCTTGCGCTCGATGAGATAGATATGATAAAGGATCTTGATGATCTGGTCTACACAATGACGCGAATAAACAGCGACATAAGGTATGGGGGCGTTGCACTCATAGGCATATCGAACAAGGTTTCTTTCAAGGAGGAGCTTGACCCAAGAAGTCTTTCGGCGCTATACGAAAGCGAGCTTGTGTTCCCGCCATATTATTCGGACGAGATATATGCAATAATAAAGGATAGGGCTGCTGCGGGCTTTAAACGGGGTGTTATCAGCGACGACATACTTCATTTTATTGCGGCTGCAGCCGCAAAGGAGGGCGGAGATGCAAGGCTGTCGCTCAAAGTCCTCTCGAAGTGCGGCGAACTTGCTGAAGAAAGCAACGCAGATAAGATAACCATGGAAGAAGCTGAGAAGGCAGCGAAGATAGCAGAGAGCGAGATCGTTTATGAGTCAATTTCATTCCTGCCTGAGCACCAGAAGCTTGTGCTTTATTCCATTGTTCTTCTTGCGCAAAGCGGCGGTTCCTATAAAAAGCTTACAGACGGGATAGACACCTACCTGTTCAGCGGGGAAGTCTACAACCGCTATAAATCAATAGCCGAAAGCCTAAAAAAGGCCCCGAAGAGCGAGAGATGGTACAGGAACTACATATCAGAGCTTGAAACCCAGGGCCTGATCGCATCGTTTGACTCCGGCAGAGGCATACGGGGGCATACGAAATTGATCAAGCTGTTATATCCGACACAGAAGACACGCAGCATACTTGAGAAGGACATCTTCGGGCTTGAGCCTGACGGTGCTGCGGCTGCCGGGCAAACTTAG
- a CDS encoding Rpp14/Pop5 family protein encodes MISEKHRYLLVESTAQISGSSYDFEKKLKKAIIAVVGQLEYAEVNPRLLNIVDDRHFVVKCNLKGYKRLIVALALIKDMEGLSFGLYTLKSSGTLRALLKGFGTGMASG; translated from the coding sequence ATGATATCAGAAAAGCACAGGTACCTGCTTGTCGAATCCACTGCACAGATTTCAGGAAGCAGCTACGATTTTGAGAAGAAGCTTAAAAAGGCCATAATTGCAGTAGTTGGGCAGCTTGAATATGCTGAGGTAAACCCAAGGCTGCTGAACATAGTTGATGACAGGCATTTCGTAGTCAAATGCAATCTCAAAGGCTACAAAAGGCTTATCGTCGCCTTGGCGCTGATAAAGGACATGGAAGGATTGAGCTTCGGGCTTTACACGCTGAAAAGTTCCGGGACTTTGAGGGCGCTCCTAAAGGGATTTGGCACTGGAATGGCTTCTGGCTAG
- a CDS encoding rhodanese-like domain-containing protein, with protein MGDISFEKAKELVGAEGVKFIWLGSEPADYICRLIGVEESSMISLDPMEILTMEADKARKLEGHVFVCYHGNTSAFIVNHLKNKHGIESFNMEGGITSVAGEIF; from the coding sequence ATGGGCGACATAAGTTTTGAAAAAGCGAAAGAGCTTGTTGGCGCTGAGGGCGTAAAATTCATATGGCTCGGCAGCGAGCCTGCGGATTACATATGCAGGCTTATAGGGGTTGAAGAGTCGAGCATGATTTCGCTGGATCCAATGGAAATATTGACAATGGAAGCTGATAAGGCAAGGAAGCTGGAAGGGCACGTATTCGTATGCTACCACGGCAACACATCTGCATTCATCGTAAACCACCTAAAGAACAAGCACGGCATTGAAAGCTTTAACATGGAAGGCGGAATAACCAGCGTGGCAGGGGAGATATTCTAG
- a CDS encoding archaeal proteasome endopeptidase complex subunit alpha, with product MYPNIQAYDRGVMFSPDGRLFQVEYAKEAVRKGATSIGMVVAEGVVFVAHKNIVEPLIIPSTVQKIFKVDSFIGTTYSGLVADGLHVVNMMRSKTQTHRMVYDETESVETISREISEEMQMATQYGGLRPYAVSLLVGGIDTENRLFEVEPGASFSGYKADAIGAGKKVAEEILIKEYNENMKMNDAIALGVRILQKINEKKLSPDNVDVSVITRAKGYVPLTGKEISSFV from the coding sequence ATGTACCCAAATATACAGGCATATGATAGAGGAGTGATGTTCAGTCCGGATGGCAGACTATTCCAAGTTGAATATGCAAAAGAAGCAGTTAGAAAGGGCGCAACTTCCATAGGGATGGTTGTTGCTGAAGGAGTAGTTTTTGTGGCACACAAGAACATAGTAGAGCCGCTGATAATACCAAGCACAGTGCAAAAAATATTCAAAGTTGACTCTTTTATAGGCACGACGTACAGCGGGCTTGTGGCAGACGGACTGCACGTAGTCAACATGATGCGCTCGAAAACGCAGACGCACAGGATGGTTTATGATGAAACAGAATCTGTAGAAACGATCTCCAGGGAGATATCAGAAGAAATGCAGATGGCAACGCAGTATGGCGGGCTGAGGCCTTATGCGGTTTCTTTGCTCGTAGGCGGGATCGACACCGAAAACAGACTTTTTGAAGTGGAGCCCGGAGCCTCATTTTCAGGATACAAAGCGGATGCAATAGGGGCAGGGAAAAAGGTAGCAGAAGAGATCCTTATTAAAGAATACAACGAAAACATGAAGATGAATGACGCAATAGCATTAGGCGTGCGAATACTGCAAAAGATAAATGAGAAGAAGCTGTCCCCTGATAACGTTGACGTTTCCGTGATAACAAGGGCAAAGGGGTACGTTCCTTTGACAGGCAAGGAAATAAGCTCTTTTGTATGA
- a CDS encoding ribosome assembly factor SBDS has translation MAAKTVIAKYAVGKDDFEILVDADMAYEYITGKRKDPMSVLEAEEIFKDAKKGERQSEEKVKKAFGTSDLAAVVDIILKKGDVPITTEQRARMTEEKRKQIIDIIARNSIDPRTKAPTPALRVENAMREAKVSIDPFKSANEQVEAIVKKISMILPIKFTNITIEVIIPADAANRCYGILKQFGTRSEDWLGDGSLKAVVEFPAGMQNEFYERINNATQGRAVTKIIS, from the coding sequence TTGGCAGCGAAAACGGTTATAGCCAAATACGCGGTCGGCAAGGACGATTTTGAGATACTTGTCGACGCAGATATGGCATACGAATACATAACCGGCAAGAGAAAGGACCCTATGAGTGTTCTTGAAGCTGAGGAGATATTTAAGGACGCAAAAAAAGGCGAGAGGCAGTCGGAGGAAAAGGTGAAAAAGGCGTTCGGAACTTCTGATTTGGCTGCTGTAGTAGATATAATACTTAAGAAGGGAGATGTGCCAATAACTACCGAGCAGAGGGCGCGCATGACTGAAGAGAAAAGGAAACAGATAATAGACATAATAGCGCGCAATTCCATAGACCCAAGGACAAAAGCACCCACGCCTGCCCTGAGGGTTGAAAACGCCATGCGCGAAGCCAAGGTGTCTATAGACCCGTTCAAGAGCGCAAACGAGCAGGTTGAGGCCATAGTGAAGAAGATAAGCATGATACTGCCCATCAAGTTCACAAACATAACCATAGAGGTTATCATACCTGCTGATGCGGCGAACAGATGCTATGGAATACTAAAGCAGTTCGGCACCAGGTCCGAGGACTGGCTTGGCGACGGCTCGCTCAAGGCGGTTGTGGAATTCCCTGCAGGAATGCAGAATGAATTCTACGAAAGGATAAACAATGCGACGCAAGGAAGGGCGGTGACAAAGATTATAAGCTGA
- the rrp41 gene encoding exosome complex exonuclease Rrp41: MASSLNKPELIVNGKRLDGRDFDELRELRIEANVLKNAEGSAYLEWGNNRVLAAVYGPKEAMPKHMADPTKAIIKCRYSMAPFSSLEEHSRSGPNRRAIEISKVTKEVFENVIMLNDFPGSEIDIFIEILQSDGGTRAAGITAASVALANAGIKMRDLVYAVSAGRIGEHVVLDVNMIEDNYSDADMPMAIGPRNNDVLLLQMDGGLTKEEFNKAVAMILKAGEKISSVQRDALKKIYVEE, from the coding sequence ATGGCTTCTTCGTTGAACAAACCAGAGCTTATAGTGAACGGAAAAAGGCTTGACGGGAGGGACTTTGACGAGCTCCGCGAGCTGAGGATAGAGGCTAACGTGCTGAAGAATGCAGAGGGTTCGGCATACCTTGAATGGGGCAATAACCGTGTGCTCGCAGCAGTATACGGTCCAAAGGAGGCGATGCCCAAGCACATGGCCGACCCGACAAAAGCAATAATAAAATGCAGGTATTCCATGGCTCCGTTCTCGTCACTGGAAGAGCACAGCAGGAGCGGTCCGAACAGGAGGGCGATAGAGATATCGAAGGTTACGAAGGAGGTGTTCGAGAACGTTATAATGCTGAATGACTTCCCGGGAAGTGAAATAGACATATTTATAGAGATACTGCAGAGCGACGGTGGCACCAGGGCCGCAGGCATCACTGCCGCTTCGGTCGCATTGGCAAATGCTGGAATAAAGATGCGGGACCTTGTATATGCTGTCAGCGCAGGCAGGATAGGCGAGCACGTGGTGCTTGATGTCAACATGATAGAGGACAACTATTCAGATGCAGACATGCCAATGGCCATAGGTCCGAGAAACAACGACGTGCTGCTGCTGCAGATGGACGGCGGGCTGACAAAGGAGGAATTTAACAAGGCAGTTGCAATGATATTGAAAGCAGGGGAAAAGATTTCAAGCGTGCAGAGGGACGCGCTGAAGAAAATATACGTAGAGGAATGA
- the rrp42 gene encoding exosome complex protein Rrp42, whose protein sequence is MGALSLIKSEYIKDILDKGERTDGRGFFDFRNVKIVPGIIDHAEGSAQVDLGNTRVLAGSKIVVDDVHSDTPDQGNIVVSAELLPLAAAEYEAGPPSPEAIELARVVDRGIRAGNCISLEKLFIGEGKAWTVYVDVYVLNYDGNLFDASSIAAMAAIANSRLPSYNDGNPDYKNRSNGIEIENVVTSTTFAKIGKNIVIDPNAEEESAMDARITITTDGKLVRAMQKGLSGSFSIDEVSKLIDVSFEKHKELRGIIEKTKR, encoded by the coding sequence ATGGGAGCATTAAGCCTTATAAAAAGCGAATACATCAAGGATATCCTAGACAAGGGCGAGCGCACTGACGGCAGGGGATTTTTCGATTTCAGGAATGTCAAGATAGTGCCAGGAATAATAGACCATGCAGAGGGCTCTGCCCAGGTGGACCTCGGCAATACGAGGGTGCTTGCAGGGTCTAAGATAGTTGTGGACGATGTGCATTCTGATACGCCCGACCAGGGCAATATAGTGGTTTCCGCAGAGCTGCTGCCGCTCGCGGCCGCAGAGTACGAAGCAGGGCCGCCGAGCCCCGAAGCCATAGAGCTGGCAAGGGTGGTTGACAGAGGCATACGCGCGGGCAATTGCATAAGCCTAGAAAAGCTTTTCATAGGCGAAGGCAAGGCCTGGACAGTCTATGTTGACGTTTACGTACTGAATTACGACGGCAACCTATTCGACGCGAGCAGCATTGCTGCGATGGCGGCCATAGCAAACTCCAGGCTGCCGTCATACAACGATGGCAATCCTGATTACAAAAACAGAAGCAATGGGATCGAGATAGAAAACGTTGTGACCTCTACAACCTTTGCAAAAATAGGCAAAAATATCGTGATAGACCCGAATGCTGAGGAAGAATCAGCAATGGATGCCAGGATAACGATAACGACCGATGGCAAGCTCGTCAGGGCAATGCAAAAGGGCCTGAGCGGAAGCTTCAGCATTGACGAAGTGAGCAAGCTTATAGATGTTTCTTTTGAAAAGCATAAGGAACTTAGGGGCATCATAGAAAAGACAAAGAGGTGA
- the rpl37ae gene encoding 50S ribosomal protein L37ae (structural models have indicated that the folded zinc-finger motif interacts mainly with domain III of 23S rRNA, whereas the amino-terminal region of L37 interacts primarily with domain II), giving the protein MASPNIRYGARIRKRQRAIKSEKIAKYKCERCGAIAVKRISTSIWECRHCKTVYAGGAYTMTTAAGEVAKRQIDALAKS; this is encoded by the coding sequence ATGGCAAGCCCGAATATAAGATATGGAGCGCGCATCAGAAAAAGGCAGCGAGCCATAAAGAGCGAAAAGATAGCAAAGTACAAATGCGAACGGTGCGGCGCTATAGCTGTAAAGAGGATAAGCACTAGCATATGGGAGTGCAGGCACTGCAAGACTGTTTATGCAGGCGGGGCGTATACAATGACTACGGCAGCAGGAGAGGTCGCAAAGCGCCAGATAGATGCATTGGCCAAAAGCTAA
- a CDS encoding DNA-directed RNA polymerase subunit P has translation MSYVCVNCGKEIDKLESFIRCPYCGGRRLVKKRPNVPREISTD, from the coding sequence ATGAGTTATGTTTGCGTAAACTGCGGAAAGGAAATAGATAAGCTTGAGAGTTTCATAAGATGCCCATACTGCGGAGGCAGGAGGCTCGTAAAGAAGAGGCCAAACGTGCCGCGCGAAATAAGCACAGACTGA